TCGGCTCGCTCATGGCAGCCACTGCGGCCTCCAGCGGCGGCAGCAGGTCGCCGGTGGGCACCCTGATCTGGTGGTGGTCGGTGCCGAAGGTCTTCGCCACCAGGTCGGAGTAGACGAACTCGTCGCCCTCCCGGCCGCCGACCGCGTCGAAGCCGATGGAGAAGGTGGAGAGTCCCGACTGCCCCTCCCCGGCGAGCAGCGCGACCACCAGGCTGGAGTCCAGCCCGCCGGAGAGCAGCACGCCGACCGGCACGTCGGCGACCATCCGGCGGCGCACCGCCGTGGTCAGCGACTCCAGCAGGGCGTCCTGCCAGTCCCGCTCGGACCAGTCGGCCCGCTCGGCGGCCCGGCTGAAGGCCGGGTCCCAGTAGACCCGCTCGCGGGTGGAGCCGTCCGCCTCGTAGACCCGGACGGTGGCCGGGGGGAGCTTGGCGACGCCGCGCAGGATGGTCCGCGGCGGCGGCACGATGCTGTGGAAACTCAGGTAGTGGGCGAGCGCCACCGGGTCGATGCTCGTGTCGATCCCGCCGCCGGCCAGCAGCGCCGGCAGGGTGGAGGCGAAGCGGACCACGCCGGGGGTCTCGGCGACGTAGAGCGGCTTGATGCCGAGCCGGTCCCGGGCCAGCACGAGGCGGCCGGTGTCCCGCTCGCTGATCGCCACGGCGAACATGCCGATCAGGTGGTCGACGAAGTCGAGCCCCCACTCGGCGTACGCCTTGACCACGACCTCGCTGTCGCCCGAGGAGAAGAAGCGGTGCCCCTTGGCCTGCAACTCGGCGCGCAGCTCGCGGTAGTTGTAGATGCAGCCGTTGAAGACGCCGGTCAGGCCCGAGGCGGCGTCGACCAGCGGTTGGCCGCTGGCCGCCGACAGGTCGATGATCTTCAGTCGACGGTGCCCGAGCGCCGTCGGGCCCTGTGACCAGACGCCACTGTCGTCCGGTCCCCGGTCACTCATCGTGGCCGCCATCCGCTCCACCGCCGACACGTCGGCGCGTGAGCCGTCACGACGGAACTCCCCAGCCAGTCCGCACATGCCAGGGAATGGTGCCAGAGGATGGCGCAGTTCGCCCGTTGAGATGATGTCACTGGCGTTACGTGATTGCTAAGATGCACGCCGTCATTCCGAGGGCGGACGTGCGGGCTGCCGACGGGCGGATTCCGGCAACGCTCCGTTACCGGTTTCGACCGGCTCCGCTCCGGTGCCCGAAAAGACCCGGGCCTGCGTTGTGACAAACACCGCAGGCCCGGAAACGCACCTCGGACCGATCAACCGGCGGTACGGGCCACGCCCACCGGGCAGCTCAGCCCGTTGGGACCGTGGTTGCAGTAGCCGTTCGGGTTCTTGGACCCTGGCGCAGGGTGTAGTACTTCGCAGCTGGGGCCGCCGACCTCCCAGTCAACTCATCACCCCGAACCGTCGGACCTCCTGGGGCCAGCCGCATGCTTCCGCGATCTTGCCGGCCCACATCCGGGCCGTTTCCTCGTCGGCCACGTCCACCACGGTCAGCCCGCCCAGCCACTCCTTGGTTTCGACGTAGGGCCCGTCGGTGAACATCAATGCGCCGCTCGTGGCGTCGGCACTGAAGACGGGGCCGTCTTCCTCCAGTCCCCCGGCGAACACGTAAGCCCCGGCTGCCTTGATCTCGTCCACGACCGCCGCGGCGAGTGGCCCACGCCCGCGAAACCACTCCTCGGTGTGGTCACCAACCCACTGCTGGTTGAAGTAGATGAGGTACTCGGCCATGTCTGCTCCCTCGTCCCGGGCGGACCCGTCGTCCACCTCCATCTTCGCTACGAACGGTGTCGGGCGGATACGACACTCCGGCCGGAAATTTCCAGACCCCAACACGGAACAAGGCCACCGGGTCGGAACCCAGTGGCCTTGCCAGTTACCGCAATGGGTTGTCAGTGAGCGGCGCTGGACGTGCGGGCCACCCCGACGGGGCAGGTCATGCCGTTGGGGCCGTGGTTGCAATAGCCACCCGGATTTTTCGTGGGCGCCAGGTACTGCTGGTGGTAGTCCTCGGCGAAGTAGTAGTCGCCGAGCGGTGCGATCTCCGTGGTGATCTCACCCTTGCCGGCCTGTGCCACGATCGGCGCGAACGCGTCCCGGGACGCCTGCGCGGCGGCGAGCTGCTCCTCGGTGGTGGTGTAGATCGCCGACCGGTACTGGGTGCCCACGTCGTTGCCCTGACGCATGCCCTGCGTCGGGTCGTGGTTCTCCCAGAAGACCTTGAGCA
The Micromonospora sp. R77 DNA segment above includes these coding regions:
- a CDS encoding N-acetylglutaminylglutamine amidotransferase, which gives rise to MCGLAGEFRRDGSRADVSAVERMAATMSDRGPDDSGVWSQGPTALGHRRLKIIDLSAASGQPLVDAASGLTGVFNGCIYNYRELRAELQAKGHRFFSSGDSEVVVKAYAEWGLDFVDHLIGMFAVAISERDTGRLVLARDRLGIKPLYVAETPGVVRFASTLPALLAGGGIDTSIDPVALAHYLSFHSIVPPPRTILRGVAKLPPATVRVYEADGSTRERVYWDPAFSRAAERADWSERDWQDALLESLTTAVRRRMVADVPVGVLLSGGLDSSLVVALLAGEGQSGLSTFSIGFDAVGGREGDEFVYSDLVAKTFGTDHHQIRVPTGDLLPPLEAAVAAMSEPMVSHDCVAFWLLSQEVARHVKVVQSGQGADEILGGYHWYPPLAGVDREQALDTYAKAFFDRDAAGLARVLDPAWLADGDPAREFVAAHLGRPGAQTAVDAGLRIDTQVMLTDDPVKRVDNMTMAHGLEARVPFLDHEFVELAASCPPELKLAQGGKGVLKEIGRRVLPHEVIDRPKGYFPVPGLTHLEGKLLDRVQDALTAPEARRRGLFRADYVDALVADPNAELTPLNGNKLWQLGLLEMWLQSHGIA
- a CDS encoding YciI family protein yields the protein MAEYLIYFNQQWVGDHTEEWFRGRGPLAAAVVDEIKAAGAYVFAGGLEEDGPVFSADATSGALMFTDGPYVETKEWLGGLTVVDVADEETARMWAGKIAEACGWPQEVRRFGVMS
- the msrA gene encoding peptide-methionine (S)-S-oxide reductase MsrA, translated to MFLRRMKAELPTPDQALPGRPLPMPVSDRHEVLPSSLKGPFPEGSQVAVFGMGCFWGAERLFWTLPGVLTTSAGYAGGSTRNPTYEEVCSGMTGHAEVVQVVYDPAKISYEDLLKVFWENHDPTQGMRQGNDVGTQYRSAIYTTTEEQLAAAQASRDAFAPIVAQAGKGEITTEIAPLGDYYFAEDYHQQYLAPTKNPGGYCNHGPNGMTCPVGVARTSSAAH